In Alkalibacter saccharofermentans DSM 14828, the DNA window TCCAGGAGGCATCGCTGTTGCCGCCCTATTTACAAGAAACTGAAATAATATTATTATCACCAGAAACAAAAATAAGCTGACCGTCCTCAAAATATCTTTTTTGCCTTCAATATTTACGAACTTCATAATAAACATAACAATAACAGTCCCTATGCTTAAAGGTACTACGGGAAGAAGGAGAACACCGATTGCAAAGAAAAGGGTGTATAGCACTCCCCCCATATCTTCAAAGGGAATAAAAAACACTGGAGCCAATATAGGCACGACTATCATATATTCATATACCACCATGTTGATGAACTTTGCAGACACGATGCTCTCTTCCTTAATTGGAAGAAACAGCAGCTTGTCCAGATCTTTTGAAAAATAAAAGGTAGACATGGCGTATATCAAACCGAAAAACAGTACCACTATGGCCGCTGTTGAAAAAGTCATCGCAAAGATCGCCCCCTCCTGCCCTAGGACGAAAAGCTGTATGTACACTGTCTTAAGCAATTTTATATACATATTGTAAACCGGAATCAGGGAGGCAAATACAAGGACCATCAACAGAGCCATCGCCAACTTTTTTTTGTCCGTTTTGGCATCGTGAAGAAACTTGGAAAAACCAAAATTTGCATTAAGGAGCGTTTTAGTCAAAATCAATATTTCTTTCATATTTCTGTCAACTCCAAGAATATTTTTTCAAGGCTCTCCTTGTCTTTTGCATCTCCCTTAAGCTGTTCCATGGTACCTTGAGCTATGATTTTTCCATTGTTTATTATCGCTATCCTGTCACAGATCTTTTCAGCTACTTCAAGCACATGTGTGGAAAAAAACACACTTTTTCCTTCTGCGCACCTTTGTTTCATAAGTTCCTTCAAATTGTATGATGATTTCGGGTCAAGACCCACCATAGGCTCATCCAGTATGAAGACCCTGGGATCATGAAGCAAGGCGCCTATGAGCACTATCTTTTGCTTCATCCCATGAGAGTAGCTGCTTATAGGATCATTGACCGCTTTTTCCATATCAAACAGCTTCAAGTATCTTTGAATTTCGCTCTTCCTCTTCTCTTTGTCCACACCGTAGACATCTCCCATGAAATTTAGATACTCGATTCCCTTGAGTTTTTCGAAAACCTCGTGACTGTCGGGAACGTAGCTGAACTGCCTTTTGGAATTGATCGAATCTACCTGATTGTTTATGCCGTTTATATGTATGGTTCCGGAATCCGGCTTCAGTAATCCCACAATCATTTTTATGGTAGTCGTCTTGCCGGCTCCGTTTGGACCTAAAAAACCAAATATCTCGCCTGGCTTAACATCAAAACTAATATCGTCTACCGCCTTAATTTTTCCCGATCCATATGATTTGGACACTCCTTCAATTTTAAGCATACTTTTCCTCCTGTTTATTAATCAATTTTTTTGATGTTTGTTTCAAAATCAGATACGAATTCCTCGAATTCGTCTGGTCCAAAGAAATAAATGTCATCTCGCGTCTTAACAACGAGTACTCGGCTTCCATTTGCGAGCAGATATGCCCTATCCCCGTTGCTTAATGTGAATCGGCCTTCTCTGAATGAGCCTATAGATGTTCCCATGATTCTTCTCGCCGGCGCGTACTGCCTGTCCGCCTTCCAGTCTATGATGTAAACATCGGTCATATCCACCTGGGCAATCTCTACGCTTTTAAACCCGGTTAAGAATACTGCCTTTAAAGACCCATCTTCAATCTCCACCACATTTAAAAATCTCATGGCAACGTACAAGCCCACAGTCAACAAGGCAACCGCTACCATAATCCCCAGCTCCAACACGGCTTTTTTTGACTTTCTGTCTGACTTTTCCTGCCTTGCGAACTTGATGGCAGCTAGCACCATAAGAATTCCAACACCGAACAAAACTCCTAAAAATACCATACCCCCTATGCTTTCTACCGACACTCTGTACATGGCAGCCTCCTTTTTGCAATGAAATCGTAAATCAGGTTGATTTACCGTCTAGAAACTTATTGATAAATATATAACGATGCTGTATAGTAGTACTAATACATTTTAGACTTTTGCTTTTTGGACGTGAAATTTATATAGCTACAAAACCATTCTATTGCAAATACTGTTAAAAATCAATCCTCACAAGGCGTATACCTTGATTCTACTTGATAATATAGTAGAAATAAATTAAAATACAAGAATAGCTATTTTTATTGCTACAAATGCAAAATGAAATATTAATATATTAAATAAGGAGGATTTACTATGTACGAAAGAGTCTATAATTTTTCTGCCGGACCTTCAGTCTTGCCGGAAGAAGTGCTTCTAGAAGCATCAAAGGAAATGTTGAACTATAAGGGAAGCGGAATGTCTGTGATGGAGATGAGCCACAGATCCAAAGAATTTATGGGTATCGCTGCAGATGCCGAAAAGCTTTTAAGGGAACTGATGAATGTTCCTGCAAACTACAAGATCCTATTTTTACAAGGCGGGGCTTCCACCCAGTTTGCAATGATACCTCTAAATCTGTTTTCCAACTCTAAAACTGCAGATTATGTGGATACCGGAGCTTGGTCCACAAAAGCCATCAAGGAAGCAAAAAAATATGGAACAGTCAATGTTTTGGCTTCATCCAAGGAAAGTACATACTCCTATATTCCAAAGTTGGATAAGTCAGCTTTTTCAAAAGATGCAGATTATTTTCACATAACCACAAACAACACCATATACGGCACGAGATTCACTCCTGACAATCTTCCTGATACGGGAGACGTCCCACTGGTAGCTGACATGTCCTCAAATATACTATCCGAAGTTTATGACGTCAGCAAATTCGGGCTGATTTATGCCGGAGCGCAAAAGAACATGGGACCTGCAGGCGTCACAGCTGTCATAATCAGAGAAGATCTGATAGGAAAAGCAATGGATATCACCCCTACGATGCTGGACTACAAGATACACGCCGATGCTGATTCCCTTTACAATACGCCACCTTGCTATTCAATCTATATGTGCATGCTGGTATTTAAATGGTTGAAGGAAAAAGGCGGAGTAGCCGCTATGGAGAAGATAAACAGGGAAAAATCCCAGCTGCTTTATGATTATCTCGATCAAAGCGCCATGTTCAAAGCTACTGTCGCCGTTGAAGACAGATCTTTAATGAACGTTCCATTCGTTACAGGAAATGACGAGCTGGATGCAGCATTCATTAAGGAAGCTGTAGCAAAAGGCTTTGTCAACCTTAAAGGCCATCGTTCTGTTGGAGGCATGCGAGCAAGCATATACAATGCCATGCCTGTTGAAGGAGTAAAGGCGCTGGTTGAGTTCATGAAGGAATTCGAAGCAAAAAATAAATAATCGGAGGTTTCCAATGTATAAGATAAAAACATTAAACAATATTTCTCAAGACGGCTTGTCGCTACTTGGAGGAAACTACAGAATAACAGAAGAAGATCCAAACCCGGATGCCATACTTCTCAGAAGCTACAAAATGCACGATATGGAGCTTCCTGAAAGCGTAAAGATAATAGGTCGTGCTGGAGCAGGAGTAAACAATATACCAATAGAAGAATACGCTTCAAAGGGAGTTATAGTAGTCAACACTCCTGGAGCCAACGCAAATGCAGTAAAAGAGCTTGTAGTATTAGGCTTGTTGCTATCATCAAGGAAAGTCGTTCAGGGAATCAACTGGGCTAAATCAGCCAAAGACGACCCGGAAGTGGCGAAGCTGATAGAAAAAGAAAAGTCCAAATTTGCCGGTCAAGAGCTTACAGGAAAAAAACTAGGCGTAATAGGCCTTGGAGCAATAGGAGTTTTGGTTTCAAATGCGGGACTCGCACTTGGCATGGAAGTCTATGGCTACGACCCTTTCGTATCTGTTGAATCTGCATGGGGCCTAAGCTGCGATGTGAAAAGAGCCTTGAGCCTTGATGAAATCATGACAGACTGCGATTATATTTCTCTTCACGTGCCGTTGATCGACCAAACTAAGAACCTGGTCAATTCAGATAGGCTAAAGATGGCCAAACCCGGTCTTAGGATCCTAAACTTTGCAAGGGGAGCCCTAGTAAGCAACAAGGATATCAAGGACGCACTGGATAGCGGAAAAGTTGCATGCTACGTAACTGATTTCCCGGATCAAGAGCTCTTAAACATGGACGGCGTTATTGGAATACCCCATCTTGGAGCATCCACTGCAGAGTCTGAAGAAAACTGCGCTAGAATGGCTGTTCACGAAATCAAAGAGTTCTTGGAAAACGGAAATATCGTAAACTCTGTAAACTACCCTGACTGCTACATGGGAGTGAGCAATACCCAGGCAAGAATCGGTATAACCCATAAGAACATTCCAAACATGGTAGGTCAGATAACAGGAGTTTTGGCTAAAGACAACATCAATATCGGC includes these proteins:
- a CDS encoding ABC transporter ATP-binding protein, with protein sequence MLKIEGVSKSYGSGKIKAVDDISFDVKPGEIFGFLGPNGAGKTTTIKMIVGLLKPDSGTIHINGINNQVDSINSKRQFSYVPDSHEVFEKLKGIEYLNFMGDVYGVDKEKRKSEIQRYLKLFDMEKAVNDPISSYSHGMKQKIVLIGALLHDPRVFILDEPMVGLDPKSSYNLKELMKQRCAEGKSVFFSTHVLEVAEKICDRIAIINNGKIIAQGTMEQLKGDAKDKESLEKIFLELTEI
- a CDS encoding PH domain-containing protein, with the protein product MYRVSVESIGGMVFLGVLFGVGILMVLAAIKFARQEKSDRKSKKAVLELGIMVAVALLTVGLYVAMRFLNVVEIEDGSLKAVFLTGFKSVEIAQVDMTDVYIIDWKADRQYAPARRIMGTSIGSFREGRFTLSNGDRAYLLANGSRVLVVKTRDDIYFFGPDEFEEFVSDFETNIKKID
- the serC gene encoding 3-phosphoserine/phosphohydroxythreonine transaminase, coding for MYERVYNFSAGPSVLPEEVLLEASKEMLNYKGSGMSVMEMSHRSKEFMGIAADAEKLLRELMNVPANYKILFLQGGASTQFAMIPLNLFSNSKTADYVDTGAWSTKAIKEAKKYGTVNVLASSKESTYSYIPKLDKSAFSKDADYFHITTNNTIYGTRFTPDNLPDTGDVPLVADMSSNILSEVYDVSKFGLIYAGAQKNMGPAGVTAVIIREDLIGKAMDITPTMLDYKIHADADSLYNTPPCYSIYMCMLVFKWLKEKGGVAAMEKINREKSQLLYDYLDQSAMFKATVAVEDRSLMNVPFVTGNDELDAAFIKEAVAKGFVNLKGHRSVGGMRASIYNAMPVEGVKALVEFMKEFEAKNK
- a CDS encoding phosphoglycerate dehydrogenase — protein: MYKIKTLNNISQDGLSLLGGNYRITEEDPNPDAILLRSYKMHDMELPESVKIIGRAGAGVNNIPIEEYASKGVIVVNTPGANANAVKELVVLGLLLSSRKVVQGINWAKSAKDDPEVAKLIEKEKSKFAGQELTGKKLGVIGLGAIGVLVSNAGLALGMEVYGYDPFVSVESAWGLSCDVKRALSLDEIMTDCDYISLHVPLIDQTKNLVNSDRLKMAKPGLRILNFARGALVSNKDIKDALDSGKVACYVTDFPDQELLNMDGVIGIPHLGASTAESEENCARMAVHEIKEFLENGNIVNSVNYPDCYMGVSNTQARIGITHKNIPNMVGQITGVLAKDNINIGDMLNKSKGDFAYTLIDVDSHISDDLTNMISDIDGVLKVRVIKNN